A genomic segment from Lates calcarifer isolate ASB-BC8 linkage group LG13, TLL_Latcal_v3, whole genome shotgun sequence encodes:
- the hnf1a gene encoding hepatocyte nuclear factor 1-alpha, producing the protein MEGEETARAAKARPSRLTALQEQLIWALLGSGLSREVLVQALGELEQDRVTAGVEKGERGDGESSEEGEMDFPPPIFRELEKLTPEEAAKLRAEVDRLLQEDPWHVAKMVKSYMQQHNLPQREVVESTGLNQSHLSQHLNKGTPMKNQKRAALYSWYVKKQCEISQQFTNAKHGLATVEEQGEDTRKGRRNRFKWGPASLQILFHAYERQKNPSKEEREGLVEECNRAECLQRGVSPSQLAGLGSNLVTEVRVYNWFANRRKEEAFRHKLAHDTPYTNQSASSSHLNLQPSPEHGVKHSQQILCDTVSSARGSGGERVGRLVVSPVQLEPSHTLLETHNPKPVSSGGPLPPVSTLTSLHSLSASPASSQGLIMASLPSVMGLGESSLLIGLASTQPQTVPVINNVGGGFTTLQPISFQQQLHASPQQPISQQLQSHMGASPFMATMAQLPCHMYNKSDSPQYHSSSLLSQAMVITDSSSLGTLTSLTAVRQILTADSEEQADPPLQEESLHLQPQTPVPASSESLELYPASQSTDSHQSHLLSPSPTDISSYIPTQMVSTAQ; encoded by the exons atggagggagaggagacggCCAGGGCAGCCAAGGCGAGGCCGAGCCGTCTGACTGCCCTTCAGGAGCAGCTGATCTGGGCCCTGCTGGGATCTGGACTGTCCCGGGAAGTACTCGTCCAAGCCCTGGGGGAACTGGAACAAGACAGGGTGACCGCTGGCGTcgagaagggagagaggggggatggAGAGAGCTCCGAGGAAGGAGAAATGGATTTCCCACCGCCTATATTCCGAGAGCTGGAGAAGCTCACCCCAGAGGAGGCAGCCAAACTGAGGGCTGAAGTTGACCGGCTGCTGCA GGAGGATCCCTGGCATGTTGCAAAAATGGTGAAAAGCTACATGCAACAGCACAACCTCCCTCAGAGAGAGGTGGTGGAGTCCACGGGACTCAACCAGTCCCACCTCTCTCAGCACCTCAACAAAGGCACACCCATGAAGAACCAGAAGAGAGCTGCTCTGTACAGCTGGTACGTCAAGAAGCAGTGCGAGATCAGCCAGC AGTTTACCAATGCCAAACACGGGCTTGCAACAGTGGAGGAACAGGGAGAAGATACTAGGAAAGGACGGAGGAACAGGTTCAAGTGGGGTCCAGCATCCCTGCAGATCCTTTTCCATGCCTACGAACGACAGAAGAACCCCagcaaggaggagagagaggggttgGTGGAGGAATGTAACAG ggCAGAGTGTCTGCAGAGGGGAGTGTCCCCCTCTCAGCTTGCTGGACTGGGCTCCAACCTGGTTACTGAAGTTCGGGTGTACAACTGGTTCGCCAACCGCCGCAAAGAGGAGGCCTTCCGTCACAAACTGGCCCATGATACACCTTACACCAACCAATCTGCCTCATCTTCTCACCTCAACCTTCAACCAAGTCCTGAACATG GTGTGAAACACAGCCAGCAAATCCTGTGTGACACTGTGAGCTCAGCCAGAggcagtggaggagagagagtgggacGTCTTGTGGTTAGCCCTGTCCAGCTTGAGCCCAGCCACACACTCCTCGAGACCCATAACCCAAAGCCG GTGTCCAGTGGTGGCCCACTGCCCCCAGTAAGCACTCTGACCTCCCTACACAGTCTGTCTGCCTCCCCTGCATCCTCACAGGGCCTCATCATGGCCTCACTGCCCAGCGTCATGGGTCTGGGAGAGTCATCGCTTCTCATTG GTTTAGCCTCCACGCAGCCTCAGACTGTACCTGTCATAAACAACGTCGGAGGCGGTTTCACAACTCTCCAGCCAATCTcattccagcagcagcttcacgCCTCTCCACAGCAGCCAATATCACAGCAGCTTCAGAGTCACATGGGTGCCAGTCCGTTCATGGCAACCATGGCACAGCTGCCATGTCACA TGTACAACAAGTCAGATTCGCCCCAGTACCATTCGTCCAGTCTGTTGTCACAAGCCATGGTcatcactgacagcagcagcctgggGACTCTGACCAGcctcactgctgtcagacag atTCTAACAGCAGATTCTGAGGAACAGGCGGACCCACCTTTACAGGAAGAGTCTCTGCACCTGCAGCCACAAACACCTGTGCCAG CATCCTCTGAGAGTTTGGAGCTATATCCTGCCTCTCAGTCAACAGACAGCCATCAGTCTCACCTCCTCTCACCTTCACCAACAGACATCAGTTCCTACATTCCTACACAAATGGTCTCTACTGCACAGTAG
- the lg13h12orf43 gene encoding protein CUSTOS isoform X2, translating into MAASVKKMVGVSDDSSSSDDETLKRCQEAVWETRPEKKKDGDSNVKQSKRVVVADHEHDGNELQVSKGFRTHVAKKLGHFLDSCIAEMQTETSSCVESAQCDDGDDEGFRLFSTSVPGQTAEEPPTPVRRRPVPSSSDSDSEMEARLKEAAVSVKDLLPSSTPPSTLSPPSTEPPCSEKIKKKKKKKMAEGEESHVVKKKKKRKQNQEESAQVDCVSSHLIAQNNSETGNSEQEHTQVKDCPCFILPCSVTGLT; encoded by the exons ATGGCGGCCTCCGTCAAAAAGATGGTTGGTGTTTCTGACGACTCCAGCAGCAGTGACGATGAAACACTGAAACGATGTCAGGAGGCAGTTTGGGAGACACGacctgagaaaaagaaag acGGGGACAGCAATGTGAAGCAGTCAAAACG tgttgttgttgctgaccatgaACACGATGGCAATGAGCTCCAGGTCAGCAAAGGGTTTCGAACGCATGTTGCCAAGAAGCTGGGGCATTTTCTTGACAG TTGCATTGCAGAGATGCAGACTGAAACTTCATCCTGTGTGGAGTCAGCACAATgcgatgatggtgatgatgaag gATTTCGTCTGTTTTCTACATCAGTCCCAGGACAGACAGCTGAGGAGCCTCCAACCCCTGTGAGGCGTCGGCCAGTTCCTAGCTCAAG tgacagtgacagtgagatGGAAGCTAGGCTGAAAGAGGCAGCGGTGTCAGTCAAAGATCTCTTACCCTCTTCGACGCCGCCATCTACACTCTCACCTCCATCGACAGAACCTCCTTGCTcggaaaaaataaagaaaaagaaaaagaaaaaaatggcagagggagaagagagcCATGTtgttaagaaaaagaaaaagaggaaacagaatcAAGAGGAGAGTGCCCAGGTGGACTGTGTAAGTTCTCATCTTATCGCTCAAAACAACAGCGAGACTGGGAACTCagaacaggaacacacacaagtcaag GATTGTCCATGTTTCATTCTGCCATGTTCTGTCACAGGCTTGACATGA
- the lg13h12orf43 gene encoding protein CUSTOS isoform X1, which yields MAASVKKMVGVSDDSSSSDDETLKRCQEAVWETRPEKKKDGDSNVKQSKRVVVADHEHDGNELQVSKGFRTHVAKKLGHFLDSCIAEMQTETSSCVESAQCDDGDDEGFRLFSTSVPGQTAEEPPTPVRRRPVPSSSDSDSEMEARLKEAAVSVKDLLPSSTPPSTLSPPSTEPPCSEKIKKKKKKKMAEGEESHVVKKKKKRKQNQEESAQVDCVSSHLIAQNNSETGNSEQEHTQVKVKQKKKKKREGNTGEEALN from the exons ATGGCGGCCTCCGTCAAAAAGATGGTTGGTGTTTCTGACGACTCCAGCAGCAGTGACGATGAAACACTGAAACGATGTCAGGAGGCAGTTTGGGAGACACGacctgagaaaaagaaag acGGGGACAGCAATGTGAAGCAGTCAAAACG tgttgttgttgctgaccatgaACACGATGGCAATGAGCTCCAGGTCAGCAAAGGGTTTCGAACGCATGTTGCCAAGAAGCTGGGGCATTTTCTTGACAG TTGCATTGCAGAGATGCAGACTGAAACTTCATCCTGTGTGGAGTCAGCACAATgcgatgatggtgatgatgaag gATTTCGTCTGTTTTCTACATCAGTCCCAGGACAGACAGCTGAGGAGCCTCCAACCCCTGTGAGGCGTCGGCCAGTTCCTAGCTCAAG tgacagtgacagtgagatGGAAGCTAGGCTGAAAGAGGCAGCGGTGTCAGTCAAAGATCTCTTACCCTCTTCGACGCCGCCATCTACACTCTCACCTCCATCGACAGAACCTCCTTGCTcggaaaaaataaagaaaaagaaaaagaaaaaaatggcagagggagaagagagcCATGTtgttaagaaaaagaaaaagaggaaacagaatcAAGAGGAGAGTGCCCAGGTGGACTGTGTAAGTTCTCATCTTATCGCTCAAAACAACAGCGAGACTGGGAACTCagaacaggaacacacacaagtcaaggtaaaacagaaaaagaaaaagaagcgGGAAGGAAACACAGGGGAGGAAGCTTtgaactga
- the unc119.1 gene encoding protein unc-119 homolog B: MNGSRSKPAQTVSKGQASADSGSETTHRDRKTGGGMLKKLKSRRSQTDKWPVVTEDELRALGRDISPDHVLGLRVVTEDYLCKPEDNIYNIDFTRFKIRDLETGTVLFEIAKPPNSGPMESEDEGGDVDTSAGRFVRYQFTPAFLKLRTVGATVEFTVGDRPINSFRMIERHYFQGRLLKNFDFDFGFCIPNSRNTCEHIYEFPQLPDDLIRQMVEHPYETRSDSFYFVDNKLIMHNKADYAYNGGL, from the exons ATGAACGGTTCTCGAAGCAAACCGGCGCAGACAGTCAGCAAGGGACAGGCTAGCGCAGACAGCGGCTCGGAGACGACCCACAGGGATCGAAAGACTGGTGGAGGAATGCTGAAGAAACTGAAATCGAGGCGCAGTCAAACGGATAAGTGGCCTGTGGTTACAGAGGATGAACTCCGGGCTCTGGGAAGGGATATTTCCCCGGACCATGTCTTGGGTCTCCGGGTTGTCACGGAGG ACTATCTTTGCAAACCTGAAGACAACATCTACAACATTGACTTCACACGGTTCAAAATCAGAGATCTGGAGACAGGGACAGTTCTGTTTGAGATTGCCAAGCCTCCTAACAGTG GTCCTATGGAGAGTGAAGACGAGGGTGGAGATGTAGACACCAGTGCAGGCCGTTTTGTCAGATACCAGTTTACACCAGCCTTCCTAAAACTGCGCACTGTTGGTGCAAC TGTGGAGTTCACAGTGGGTGATCGGCCAATTAACAGCTTTCGAATGATTGAGAGGCATTACTTCCAGGGGCGCCTTCTCAAgaactttgactttgactttggtTTTTGCATTCCAAACAGCCGcaacacatgtgaacacatTTATGAGTTTCCCCAGCTTCCAGACGACCTCA TTCGCCAAATGGTGGAGCATCCTTATGAGACCAGATCAGACAGTTTCTACTTTGTGGACAACAAACTCATCATGCACAACAAGGCAGACTATGCCTACAATGGTGGTCTGTAA
- the pop5 gene encoding ribonuclease P/MRP protein subunit POP5, protein MVRLKARYLLCEINVSDRNHLLRLTDTSISAAVKTTVARIHGDYGRALCSIGFSVKYLNAHTGTVFLRFPKRCYKLLWSALPFITSIETHGQTIPCFLNCVHVGGTIRTCQKFLIRYNTQQLRRMLPKCKNEEEKQQIRKAILNCSLTQGNKEAYDDELESEEDEEE, encoded by the exons ATGGTGCGGTTGAAGGCAAG GTATTTATTGTGCGAAATCAATGTATCAGACCGAAACCACCTGCTGCGGTTGACTGACACGTCTATTTCAGCGGCAGTGAAGACAACGGTGGCCCGAATACACGGTGACTATGGCAGAGCTCTCTGCAGCATCGGATTCTCCG tgaaatatctgaACGCTCATACTGGAACAGTATTTCTGCGTTTCCCCAAAAGATGTTACAAACTCCTGTGGTCTGCGTTGCCTTTCATAACTAGTATTGAAACTCATGGGCAGACAATTCCATGTTTTCTaaactgtgtgcatgtgggag GAACAATTAGGACATGTCAGAAGTTTCTGATCCGATACAACACCCAGCAGCTCCGTCGTATGCTCcctaaatgtaaaaatgaag aggaaaaacaacagattcGCAAAGCAATTCTGAATTGCTCACTAACACAAGGCAACAAGGAAGCATACGATGATGAATTAGAGagtgaagaagatgaagaagagtga
- the rnf10 gene encoding RING finger protein 10 isoform X1: MLESSAALCSEIVLNTAHCTETNMEKNPNSSTSTKVPPRSSSTGPTPGESKPKTEGKNNGGSKRYSRKREPSFPKSDSFPGPRRTNSQKSKNFDKRPPQRGGGRQYGVTGGGRREEVAETRRAEFSPAQFAGPKKISLNHLLNFTFEPRGGSSGVGDGGHSCWGRRNKWGHKHKPFNKELFLQANCQFVVTDDQDYKAHFTDPDTLVNWDCVQQVRIYSHEVPSCPICLYPPVAARITRCGHIFCWPCMLHYLSLSDKSWSKCPICYEAVHTADLKSVVAMETRQYVAGDVITMRLMRREKGALVAMPSSQWVKVEEPVRFGDMCLSPYSKLLLTSPAQVLSLVAEEKAVLQAQLSQEEDAQGCFIQSALCLLQEREEMLLKQQKTNAADSFDLSSLTLDEPSSPVEEVITNITSSKPVLQYSSAFDDEVVELPEELPRFPEGTLESVLEEPPEAMMDASPEPQLDEENLADQAQPARPSTSVVHGPYYYFYQADDCQQMFLHPVNVRCLLREYGSLEASPDSITATVVEIVGHTVTEEIRRRHRYLAHLPLTCEFSICELALQPPVISKETLDTFADDLEKRKRLRQKKARDEKRREKRIEIEENKKQGKYPEVHIGLENLQHFPAFGSPPHNSSPPIQPDFTFAPPSPLSSSPSSDGMRFPCLNGQSPSPIVGSVEDDSHCMSFAQMLRDGKARVDAGPRITPKKDKLLAPPAADSDGESDGSDRVPVPSFQNSFSQAFEKALLQLDNGPASPPQPVVDPDEKGGKKKKKKQKLLFSTSMVHTK, translated from the exons ATGCTAGAGAGCTCGGCGGCTCTCTGCTCGGAGATCGTCCTCAACACCGCTCACTGCACGGAGacaaacatggagaaaaaccccaacagcagcaccagcaccaaGGTTCCGCCCCGTTCCAGCTCCACAGGCCCTACACCGGGCGAATCTAAACCCAAAACAG aAGGTAAAAATAATGGAGGCTCTAAGCGCTACAGCCGCAAGCGTGAGCCCTCCTTTCCTAAAAGCGACAGTTTCCCAGGCCCTCGCCGCACCAATTCACAGAAAAGCAAGAATTTTGACAAGAGACCCCCCCAGAGAGGTGGAGGACGACAGTATGGAGTTACAGGTGGAGGACGACGTGAGGAG GTAGCAGAGACGCGCCGGGCCGAGTTTAGCCCGGCTCAGTTTGCTGGACCGAAAAAAATAAGCCTGAACCACCTGCTGAACTTCACCTTTGAACCCCGTGGAGGTAGCAGTGGCGTCGGAGATGGAGGCCACTCCTGTTGGGGCCGCCGAAACAAATGGGGCCACAAGCACAAGCCCTTCAACAAGGAGCTTTTTCTACAGGCCAA ttgcCAGTTTGTTGTGACTGATGACCAGGACTATAAGGCGCACTTCACTGACCCAGACACTCTGGTCAACTGGGACTGTGTGCAGCAAGTG CGCATCTACAGCCATGAGGTGCCGTCTTGCCCCATCTGCCTCTACCCTCCGGTGGCAGCTCGCATCACCCGGTGTGGACACATCTTCTGCTGGCCATGCATGCTGCACTATCTCTCTCTTAGTGACAAGAGCTGGTCCAAGTGCCCCATCTGCTATGAGGCTGTGCACACTGCTGACCTGAAGAG tgtggttgCTATGGAGACCAGGCAGTATGTGGCTGGTGATGTAATAACCATGCGCCTGATGCGGAGGGAGAAGGGGGCTCTGGTGGCCATGCCCAGCTCTCAGTGGGTGAAGGTGGAGGAGCCTGTTCGCTTTGGAG ATATGTGTCTTAGCCCGTACTCCAAGCTGCTGCTGACCTCCCCGGCGCAGGTCCTGAGTCTGGTGGCAGAGGAGAAGGCCGTCCTGCAGGCTCAGCTTAGCCAGGAAGAGGACGCCCAAGGCTGTTTCATCCAGAGCGCTCTTTGTCTTTTGCAG GAGCGAGAGGAAATGctgctgaagcagcagaagaCAAATGCAGCAGACAGCTTTGACTTGTCCTCTCTGACTCTGGACGAACCTTCCTCTCCTGTGGAGGAAGTGATAACTAACATCACCAGTTCCAAG CCTGTGCTGCAATACTCCTCTGCATTTGATGATGAGGTGGTGGAGCTTCCAGAGGAGCTGCCAAGGTTCCCTGAAGGCACTCTGGAGAGTGTGCTGGAAGAGCCTCCTGAGGCTATGATGGATGCATCCCCAGAGCCTCAGCTTGATGAGGAGAACCTGGCCGACCAGGCACAGCCAGCCCGTCCCTCGACCAGTGTGGTGCATGGACCTTACTACTATTTCTACCAAG CTGACGACTGCCAGCAGATGTTCCTGCATCCTGTGAATGTACGCTGTTTGTTGCGTGAATATGGCAGCTTGGAGGCCAGTCCTGATTCCATCACTGCCACAGTAGTGGAGATAGTGggacacacagtcactgag GAGATCCGCCGTCGGCATCGCTATCTGGCTCATCTGCCACTCACATGTGAGTTCAGCATTTGTGAGTTAGCCCTGCAGCCACCAGTGATCTCCAAAGAAACTCTGGACACATTTGCAG ACGACTTGGAGAAGAGAAAGCGCCTGAGGCAGAAGAAAGCGAGGGATGAGAAGCGCAGGGAGAAGCGAATTGAAATCGAGGAGAACAAGAAGCAGGGTAAAT ATCCTGAGGTGCATATTGGACTGGAGAACCTCCAGCATTTCCCAGCATTTGGCTCTCCACCTCACAACAGTAGCCCCCCGATCCAACCTGATTTCACTTTtgcccctccttctcctctcagcagcagcccTTCCTCTG ATGGGATGAGATTCCCGTGTCTGAATGGGCAAAGCCCTTCACCCATTGTGGGTAGTGTGGAGGACGACTCCCACTGCATGTCCTTTGCACAG ATGCTAAGAGATGGGAAAGCCAGAGTTGATGCTGGGCCCAGGATCACTCCAAAGAAAG ATAAGCTCCTAGCTCCCCCAGCTGCGGACAGCGATGGAGAGAGTGATGGGTCGGACCGTGTCCCGGTGCCTAGCTTCCAGAACTCCTTCAGCCAGGCCTTTGAAAAGGCACTTCTGCAGCTGGACAATGGTCCAGCTTCTCCTCCACAACCTGTAGTTGACCCAG atgagaaaggaggaaagaagaagaagaaaaagcagaagcTTCTGTTCAGCACATCCATGGTTCACACAAAGTAG
- the rnf10 gene encoding RING finger protein 10 isoform X2: MLESSAALCSEIVLNTAHCTETNMEKNPNSSTSTKVPPRSSSTGPTPGESKPKTEGKNNGGSKRYSRKREPSFPKSDSFPGPRRTNSQKSKNFDKRPPQRGGGRQYGVTGGGRREEVAETRRAEFSPAQFAGPKKISLNHLLNFTFEPRGGSSGVGDGGHSCWGRRNKWGHKHKPFNKELFLQANCQFVVTDDQDYKAHFTDPDTLVNWDCVQQVRIYSHEVPSCPICLYPPVAARITRCGHIFCWPCMLHYLSLSDKSWSKCPICYEAVHTADLKSVVAMETRQYVAGDVITMRLMRREKGALVAMPSSQWVKVEEPVRFGDMCLSPYSKLLLTSPAQVLSLVAEEKAVLQAQLSQEEDAQGCFIQSALCLLQEREEMLLKQQKTNAADSFDLSSLTLDEPSSPVEEVITNITSSKPVLQYSSAFDDEVVELPEELPRFPEGTLESVLEEPPEAMMDASPEPQLDEENLADQAQPARPSTSVVHGPYYYFYQADDCQQMFLHPVNVRCLLREYGSLEASPDSITATVVEIVGHTVTEEIRRRHRYLAHLPLTCEFSICELALQPPVISKETLDTFADDLEKRKRLRQKKARDEKRREKRIEIEENKKQGKYPEVHIGLENLQHFPAFGSPPHNSSPPIQPDFTFAPPSPLSSSPSSDKLLAPPAADSDGESDGSDRVPVPSFQNSFSQAFEKALLQLDNGPASPPQPVVDPDEKGGKKKKKKQKLLFSTSMVHTK, from the exons ATGCTAGAGAGCTCGGCGGCTCTCTGCTCGGAGATCGTCCTCAACACCGCTCACTGCACGGAGacaaacatggagaaaaaccccaacagcagcaccagcaccaaGGTTCCGCCCCGTTCCAGCTCCACAGGCCCTACACCGGGCGAATCTAAACCCAAAACAG aAGGTAAAAATAATGGAGGCTCTAAGCGCTACAGCCGCAAGCGTGAGCCCTCCTTTCCTAAAAGCGACAGTTTCCCAGGCCCTCGCCGCACCAATTCACAGAAAAGCAAGAATTTTGACAAGAGACCCCCCCAGAGAGGTGGAGGACGACAGTATGGAGTTACAGGTGGAGGACGACGTGAGGAG GTAGCAGAGACGCGCCGGGCCGAGTTTAGCCCGGCTCAGTTTGCTGGACCGAAAAAAATAAGCCTGAACCACCTGCTGAACTTCACCTTTGAACCCCGTGGAGGTAGCAGTGGCGTCGGAGATGGAGGCCACTCCTGTTGGGGCCGCCGAAACAAATGGGGCCACAAGCACAAGCCCTTCAACAAGGAGCTTTTTCTACAGGCCAA ttgcCAGTTTGTTGTGACTGATGACCAGGACTATAAGGCGCACTTCACTGACCCAGACACTCTGGTCAACTGGGACTGTGTGCAGCAAGTG CGCATCTACAGCCATGAGGTGCCGTCTTGCCCCATCTGCCTCTACCCTCCGGTGGCAGCTCGCATCACCCGGTGTGGACACATCTTCTGCTGGCCATGCATGCTGCACTATCTCTCTCTTAGTGACAAGAGCTGGTCCAAGTGCCCCATCTGCTATGAGGCTGTGCACACTGCTGACCTGAAGAG tgtggttgCTATGGAGACCAGGCAGTATGTGGCTGGTGATGTAATAACCATGCGCCTGATGCGGAGGGAGAAGGGGGCTCTGGTGGCCATGCCCAGCTCTCAGTGGGTGAAGGTGGAGGAGCCTGTTCGCTTTGGAG ATATGTGTCTTAGCCCGTACTCCAAGCTGCTGCTGACCTCCCCGGCGCAGGTCCTGAGTCTGGTGGCAGAGGAGAAGGCCGTCCTGCAGGCTCAGCTTAGCCAGGAAGAGGACGCCCAAGGCTGTTTCATCCAGAGCGCTCTTTGTCTTTTGCAG GAGCGAGAGGAAATGctgctgaagcagcagaagaCAAATGCAGCAGACAGCTTTGACTTGTCCTCTCTGACTCTGGACGAACCTTCCTCTCCTGTGGAGGAAGTGATAACTAACATCACCAGTTCCAAG CCTGTGCTGCAATACTCCTCTGCATTTGATGATGAGGTGGTGGAGCTTCCAGAGGAGCTGCCAAGGTTCCCTGAAGGCACTCTGGAGAGTGTGCTGGAAGAGCCTCCTGAGGCTATGATGGATGCATCCCCAGAGCCTCAGCTTGATGAGGAGAACCTGGCCGACCAGGCACAGCCAGCCCGTCCCTCGACCAGTGTGGTGCATGGACCTTACTACTATTTCTACCAAG CTGACGACTGCCAGCAGATGTTCCTGCATCCTGTGAATGTACGCTGTTTGTTGCGTGAATATGGCAGCTTGGAGGCCAGTCCTGATTCCATCACTGCCACAGTAGTGGAGATAGTGggacacacagtcactgag GAGATCCGCCGTCGGCATCGCTATCTGGCTCATCTGCCACTCACATGTGAGTTCAGCATTTGTGAGTTAGCCCTGCAGCCACCAGTGATCTCCAAAGAAACTCTGGACACATTTGCAG ACGACTTGGAGAAGAGAAAGCGCCTGAGGCAGAAGAAAGCGAGGGATGAGAAGCGCAGGGAGAAGCGAATTGAAATCGAGGAGAACAAGAAGCAGGGTAAAT ATCCTGAGGTGCATATTGGACTGGAGAACCTCCAGCATTTCCCAGCATTTGGCTCTCCACCTCACAACAGTAGCCCCCCGATCCAACCTGATTTCACTTTtgcccctccttctcctctcagcagcagcccTTCCTCTG ATAAGCTCCTAGCTCCCCCAGCTGCGGACAGCGATGGAGAGAGTGATGGGTCGGACCGTGTCCCGGTGCCTAGCTTCCAGAACTCCTTCAGCCAGGCCTTTGAAAAGGCACTTCTGCAGCTGGACAATGGTCCAGCTTCTCCTCCACAACCTGTAGTTGACCCAG atgagaaaggaggaaagaagaagaagaaaaagcagaagcTTCTGTTCAGCACATCCATGGTTCACACAAAGTAG